From Juglans regia cultivar Chandler chromosome 8, Walnut 2.0, whole genome shotgun sequence, the proteins below share one genomic window:
- the LOC109008179 gene encoding uncharacterized protein LOC109008179 isoform X1, which yields MEEKHERKSSRRKRKSIPQTFSYHNRSLHLHPQLRHVDADTIFALLLAAISNSHRPDSLSLIEKCLIKLPHSLLSTKPNHILSLLPFLLCSKRASITSRGAEIVGMASLFSLEMNERIAFDADIVKGLVSALASSKRSVLMAACNAVLDMSTTSVARERLLASSALESLMFGFLQVPKSPVMQVSLCTVDDGNATCLKIGFEEDELPILLLTASVILINSCNMEQLEKIPTNLSETFLVLLKKLWAKVHNQMLLANTMRSIQEAHIYVSNIRTDNIAESIFRLSINSSQVTAALPFEVVKRSIFGLGSSSFEDFMLNHWEVSPFRISRALDVRDDVFSSFIRSLHSAETVPSFLSLILQNSVSCFPISSDELGILSFLEEVRNKLGCPIIYQQDIRVLRTESQLKREVHFFKESLNSCYKNGSHFFNIDDVLKCEEAYQEGYTVALRGMEFRFESIAAIANGVASIFGQPSVGVNMYLTPPNSQGLARHFDDHCVFVCQLFGTKKWTVFSQPNAQLPRLYDPLDSLPGVEAEVSVAECREILLKEGDILYIPRGFPHEACTDSGGSNGSAGFSLHLTLGIEVEPPFEWEGFAHVALCCWSQTQKQPQFSLLESAVLLDVISVNVLHVAIGLVGDSDPTFRKACLVAAISLSSDTGCWLDLNQRTIFSYLIDKVNTESRFLEALRSIEVAIQKTEDPFHQIRWLRLLNMEGESIEGNDWNVPFVEMAKLFPLCVRHKDQVEAAFMRVKSRFCDEVLFGDVVDSYKMLLDKYRKARKQYMNGMVSLHCTS from the exons ATGGAGGAGAAGCACGAGAGGAAGAGCTCACGCCGAAAAAGGAAAAGCATACCCCAAACTTTCTCTTACCACAACCGTAGCCTTCACCTTCACCCTCAACTTCGACATGTTGATGCCGACACCATTTTCGCTCTGTTACTCGCAGCGATCTCCAACTCTCACAGACCCGACTCCCTTTCCTTGATCGAGAAATGTCTAATCAAGCTCCCTCACTCTCTTCTCTCCACGAAACCCAACCACATCCTGTCTTTGCTTCCCTTCCTTCTCTGTTCCAA AAGGGCCTCCATAACGTCTCGCGGCGCGGAGATTGTGGGCATGGCGTCGCTGTTTTCACTCGAAATGAATGAACGGATTGCTTTCGATGCTGATATTGTGAAAGGTTTGGTTTCGGCTTTGGCAAGTTCCAAGAGGAGTGTGTTAATGGCTGCGTGCAATGCTGTTCTGGATATGTCGACAACCTCGGTTGCTCGAGAGCGCCTGCTGGCATCCTCCGCTTTGGAGAGTCTAAT GTTTGGATTCCTTCAGGTTCCTAAATCTCCAGTAATGCAAGTCTCTCTATGCACTGTGGATGATGGAAATGCTACCTGTCTCAAGATCGGGTTTGAGGAAGATGAACTCCCAATATTACTTCTTACTGCATCTGTAATTCTCATTAACTCCTGCAACATGGAACAGTTGGAAAAGATCCCAACAAATCTATCTGAAACTTTCTTGGTCCTTTTGAAAAAGCTGTGGGCTAAAGTGCATAATCAAATGTTGCTTGCCAACACCATGAGATCCATCCAAGAGGCACACATTTATGTAAGCAACATTAGAACTGATAATATCGCTGAAAGCATCTTTAGGCTTTCCATTAATAGTAGTCAAGTTACAGCAGCTTTACCTTTTGAAGTGGTCAAAAGAAGTATCTTTGGTTTGGGTAGTTCTAGTTTTGAAGATTTCATGTTAAATCATTGGGAGGTATCGCCCTTTAGAATTTCAAGGGCTTTGGATGTAAGAGATGATGTTTTCAGTTCATTTATACGGTCTCTACACTCAGCTGAAACAGTtccctcctttctttctttaatcCTTCAAAACTCTGTGTCTTGTTTTCCTATTTCTTCAGATGAACTAGGCATCCTTAGTTTTTTGGAGGAGGTGAGGAATAAATTGGGTTGCCCTATAATCTATCAGCAAGACATACGGGTGTTAAGAACAGAAAGCCAATTGAAAAGAGAGGTGCATTTCTTTAAGGAGAGTCTCAACTCTTGCTACAAAAATGGTTCCCACTTTTTTAACATTGATGATGTTTTGAAATgtgaagaagcatatcaagaggGTTACACAGTAGCACTTCGTGGCATGGAATTTCGCTTTGAGAGCATCGCCGCTATTGCAAATGGAGTAGCATCTATCTTCGGCCAACCATCTGTGGGTGTCAATATGTACTTGACGCCGCCTAATTCTCAGGGTTTGGCTCGTCACTTTGACGACcactgtgtgtttgtttgccaACTTTTTGGAACTAAGAAGTGGACTGTTTTTTCTCAGCCAAATGCCCAGTTACCTCGCTTATATGATCCTCTTGATAGCCTACCTGGAGTAGAGGCTGAGGTTTCAGTGGCTGAATGCAGAGAGATTTTGCTAAAAGAAGGTGATATCTTGTATATTCCCAGAGGTTTTCCTCACGAGGCATGCACAGATAGTGGCGGTTCCAATGGCTCTGCTGGATTTTCCTTACATCTTACACTTGGTATTGAGGTCGAACCGCCTTTTGA GTGGGAGGGATTTGCTCATGTTGCACTTTGTTGCTGGAGCCAGACCCAGAAGCAACCTCAGTTCTCTCTTCTCGAGTCTGCAGTACTTCTTGATGTTATTTCTGTGAATGTCTTGCATGTTGCAATTGGGCTAGTAGGTGATTCTGATCCTACCTTCCGGAAGGCTTGCTTGGTTGCTGCAATTTCTTTGTCATCAGACACTGGTTGCTGGCTTGATCTGAATCAGAGAACCATTTTCAGCTATTTGATTGATAAAGTCAACACAGAGTCAAGGTTCTTGGAAGCGCTTAGGAGCATAGAAGTTGCAATTCAGAAAACTGAAGACCCCTTTCATCAGATAAGATGGCTCCGGCTACTCAATATGGAGGGAGAAAGCATTGAAGGAAATGATTGGAATGTGCCTTTTGTGGAGATGGCCAAGTTATTCCCTTTATGTGTAAGACACAAAGATCAGGTAGAAGCAGCATTCATGCGTGTCAAGTCTAGGTTCTGTGATGAGGTGTTATTTGGCGATGTAGTAGATAGCTATAAAATGCTGCTCGACAAGTATAGGAAGGCTAGAAAGCAGTATATGAACGGAATGGTTTCACTGCACTGTACATCATGA
- the LOC109008179 gene encoding uncharacterized protein LOC109008179 isoform X2, giving the protein MEEKHERKSSRRKRKSIPQTFSYHNRSLHLHPQLRHVDADTIFALLLAAISNSHRPDSLSLIEKCLIKLPHSLLSTKPNHILSLLPFLLCSKRASITSRGAEIVGMASLFSLEMNERIAFDADIVKGLVSALASSKRSVLMAACNAVLDMSTTSVARERLLASSALESLMFGFLQVPKSPVMQVSLCTVDDGNATCLKIGFEEDELPILLLTASVILINSCNMEQLEKIPTNLSETFLVLLKKLWAKVHNQMLLANTMRSIQEAHIYPNAQLPRLYDPLDSLPGVEAEVSVAECREILLKEGDILYIPRGFPHEACTDSGGSNGSAGFSLHLTLGIEVEPPFEWEGFAHVALCCWSQTQKQPQFSLLESAVLLDVISVNVLHVAIGLVGDSDPTFRKACLVAAISLSSDTGCWLDLNQRTIFSYLIDKVNTESRFLEALRSIEVAIQKTEDPFHQIRWLRLLNMEGESIEGNDWNVPFVEMAKLFPLCVRHKDQVEAAFMRVKSRFCDEVLFGDVVDSYKMLLDKYRKARKQYMNGMVSLHCTS; this is encoded by the exons ATGGAGGAGAAGCACGAGAGGAAGAGCTCACGCCGAAAAAGGAAAAGCATACCCCAAACTTTCTCTTACCACAACCGTAGCCTTCACCTTCACCCTCAACTTCGACATGTTGATGCCGACACCATTTTCGCTCTGTTACTCGCAGCGATCTCCAACTCTCACAGACCCGACTCCCTTTCCTTGATCGAGAAATGTCTAATCAAGCTCCCTCACTCTCTTCTCTCCACGAAACCCAACCACATCCTGTCTTTGCTTCCCTTCCTTCTCTGTTCCAA AAGGGCCTCCATAACGTCTCGCGGCGCGGAGATTGTGGGCATGGCGTCGCTGTTTTCACTCGAAATGAATGAACGGATTGCTTTCGATGCTGATATTGTGAAAGGTTTGGTTTCGGCTTTGGCAAGTTCCAAGAGGAGTGTGTTAATGGCTGCGTGCAATGCTGTTCTGGATATGTCGACAACCTCGGTTGCTCGAGAGCGCCTGCTGGCATCCTCCGCTTTGGAGAGTCTAAT GTTTGGATTCCTTCAGGTTCCTAAATCTCCAGTAATGCAAGTCTCTCTATGCACTGTGGATGATGGAAATGCTACCTGTCTCAAGATCGGGTTTGAGGAAGATGAACTCCCAATATTACTTCTTACTGCATCTGTAATTCTCATTAACTCCTGCAACATGGAACAGTTGGAAAAGATCCCAACAAATCTATCTGAAACTTTCTTGGTCCTTTTGAAAAAGCTGTGGGCTAAAGTGCATAATCAAATGTTGCTTGCCAACACCATGAGATCCATCCAAGAGGCACACATTTAT CCAAATGCCCAGTTACCTCGCTTATATGATCCTCTTGATAGCCTACCTGGAGTAGAGGCTGAGGTTTCAGTGGCTGAATGCAGAGAGATTTTGCTAAAAGAAGGTGATATCTTGTATATTCCCAGAGGTTTTCCTCACGAGGCATGCACAGATAGTGGCGGTTCCAATGGCTCTGCTGGATTTTCCTTACATCTTACACTTGGTATTGAGGTCGAACCGCCTTTTGA GTGGGAGGGATTTGCTCATGTTGCACTTTGTTGCTGGAGCCAGACCCAGAAGCAACCTCAGTTCTCTCTTCTCGAGTCTGCAGTACTTCTTGATGTTATTTCTGTGAATGTCTTGCATGTTGCAATTGGGCTAGTAGGTGATTCTGATCCTACCTTCCGGAAGGCTTGCTTGGTTGCTGCAATTTCTTTGTCATCAGACACTGGTTGCTGGCTTGATCTGAATCAGAGAACCATTTTCAGCTATTTGATTGATAAAGTCAACACAGAGTCAAGGTTCTTGGAAGCGCTTAGGAGCATAGAAGTTGCAATTCAGAAAACTGAAGACCCCTTTCATCAGATAAGATGGCTCCGGCTACTCAATATGGAGGGAGAAAGCATTGAAGGAAATGATTGGAATGTGCCTTTTGTGGAGATGGCCAAGTTATTCCCTTTATGTGTAAGACACAAAGATCAGGTAGAAGCAGCATTCATGCGTGTCAAGTCTAGGTTCTGTGATGAGGTGTTATTTGGCGATGTAGTAGATAGCTATAAAATGCTGCTCGACAAGTATAGGAAGGCTAGAAAGCAGTATATGAACGGAATGGTTTCACTGCACTGTACATCATGA
- the LOC109008182 gene encoding transmembrane protein 230-like — MAYVDHAFSITDEDIMMETSYTVNNRPPIKEIALAISLLIFGTLGIIVGFLMAFNHVGGDRAHGLFFAILGSILFIPGFYYTRIAYYAYKGYKGFSFSNIPAV, encoded by the exons ATGGCGTACGTGGACCACGCGTTCTCGATAACGGACGAGGACATAATGATGGAGACCTCTTACACGGTGAACAACCGGCCTCCCATCAAGGAGATCGCTCTCGCCATCTCCCTTCTCATCTTCGGTACCCTCGGCATCATCGTCGGTTTCCTCATGGCCTTCAACCACGTCGGCGGCGACCGTGCTCACG GGCTCTTCTTTGCAATACTGGGTTCGATCTTGTTCATTCCGGGGTTTTACTATACAAGAATTGCGTACTATGCATATAAGGGATACAAGGGCTTCTCTTTCTCCAACATACCTGCTGTATAA